One region of Rhodospirillaceae bacterium genomic DNA includes:
- the alr gene encoding alanine racemase: MPDSFSPVLTVDLGAILANYRLLAGRVAPAQCGVALKADAYGLGAAMIAPHLRRAGCTHFFVATVDEGLALRQQLPAFDQGNRIYLMNGLPQGAERDIAGSDLIPILNSLAEIARWRDFTRATTTRPAGLQFDTGLNRLGLGREDALRLIADPHLLDGLDITLVMSHLACADDPEHPANRAQLGGFRDVADNLKLPGLKLPGKTKPLYSLAASSSIFLGADFHFDLSRPGAALYGINPVLGAQNPLRQVVRLQAKILQLREVDLNMTVGYGASHQVRGPSVLATIGVGYADGIFRSLGNQGSVFVAGQRAPIVGRISMDLITVDVGHLPQAACQPGMTVDIIGPEQSVDDLARDAGTIGYEILTNLGTRFQRRYVGAGG, encoded by the coding sequence ATGCCCGATTCCTTTTCGCCGGTGCTGACGGTCGATCTCGGCGCCATTCTGGCCAATTACCGTCTGTTGGCCGGCCGCGTCGCGCCGGCCCAGTGCGGCGTCGCCCTGAAGGCCGATGCCTATGGCCTGGGCGCCGCCATGATCGCGCCGCATCTCAGGCGCGCCGGTTGCACCCATTTCTTCGTGGCGACGGTGGATGAAGGGCTGGCGCTGCGCCAGCAACTGCCGGCCTTTGACCAGGGCAACCGGATCTACCTCATGAACGGCCTGCCGCAGGGGGCGGAGCGCGACATCGCCGGTAGTGACCTCATTCCCATCCTCAACTCCCTGGCCGAGATCGCGCGCTGGCGTGACTTTACCCGCGCCACCACGACCCGCCCCGCCGGCCTGCAATTCGACACCGGACTCAATCGCCTGGGATTGGGTCGGGAGGACGCCCTGCGGCTGATCGCCGACCCGCATCTGCTGGACGGTCTCGATATCACCCTGGTGATGAGCCATCTTGCCTGCGCCGATGATCCGGAGCATCCGGCAAACCGGGCCCAGCTCGGCGGTTTTCGGGATGTTGCCGACAATCTCAAGCTGCCCGGCCTCAAACTGCCTGGCAAGACGAAGCCGCTCTATTCGCTGGCAGCCTCGTCGAGCATCTTTCTGGGCGCCGACTTTCATTTCGACCTCAGTCGGCCGGGGGCCGCGCTTTATGGCATCAACCCCGTCCTGGGGGCACAGAATCCCCTCCGCCAAGTCGTGCGGTTGCAGGCAAAAATCCTGCAATTACGTGAGGTTGACTTGAATATGACCGTTGGTTATGGTGCCTCGCATCAGGTTCGGGGGCCATCTGTCCTGGCCACAATCGGGGTTGGCTATGCGGACGGGATTTTCAGGTCGCTGGGTAATCAGGGGTCGGTCTTCGTGGCTGGCCAGCGGGCCCCGATCGTGGGGCGCATCTCGATGGATTTAATCACGGTCGATGTCGGACATTTGCCCCAGGCCGCCTGTCAGCCCGGCATGACCGTCGATATCATCGGGCCGGAGCAATCGGTCGACGACTTGGCGCGCGATGCGGGGACGATCGGGTATGAGATCCTGACCA
- a CDS encoding replicative DNA helicase, with protein MEATQQTNVTRLRGNDGSTPTRTPPVNYEAEQALLGAVLANNLVYDRVNEFLRPEHFADPLHGRIFAAIGKLIERGQIANPVTLKNLFDQDGALSEIGGATYLVQLAQAVVTVINAEDYGRTIHDLYLRRQLIDLGEVTVNEAFIHDTDVTAMQQIEQAESKLFVLAETGQVEGGPKDFKTIVVSALQMAEAAYKRDSHLTGVTTGLTDIDRKLGGLQPSDLIILAGRPSMGKTALATNMGFNAASAFKEGDTGTRYKVAFFSMEMSSEQLALRIMAEKSGVSSDRIRRGDIKGDEEFIRVVESANEMSSAGFFIDDTPALTIPALRTRARRLKRQHGLDLIIIDYLQLMRSANNRGSENRVQEISEITRGLKAIAKELNVPVVALSQLSRAVEQRDDKRPMLSDLRESGSIEQDADVVMFVFREEYYHERRKPGDHEADKMQEWQREMERVHNVAEVIIAKQRHGPIGTVPLQFEGMLTKFSDLLRSDYIPAQTE; from the coding sequence ATGGAAGCAACACAACAGACCAATGTCACGCGGCTGCGCGGGAATGACGGCTCGACGCCGACGCGCACGCCACCCGTCAATTACGAAGCCGAGCAGGCCTTGCTCGGCGCCGTGCTCGCCAACAATCTGGTCTATGACCGGGTCAACGAATTCCTGCGCCCGGAACATTTTGCCGATCCCTTGCATGGCCGCATCTTCGCCGCCATCGGCAAGCTCATCGAACGCGGGCAGATCGCCAATCCGGTGACCCTCAAGAACCTGTTCGACCAGGACGGGGCGCTGTCCGAAATCGGCGGTGCCACCTATCTCGTGCAATTGGCGCAGGCCGTCGTCACGGTGATCAATGCCGAGGATTACGGCCGCACCATTCACGACCTCTATCTGCGGCGGCAGTTGATCGATCTTGGCGAGGTGACGGTCAACGAGGCCTTCATCCACGATACCGACGTTACCGCCATGCAGCAGATCGAGCAGGCGGAATCGAAGCTGTTTGTTCTGGCCGAAACCGGCCAGGTCGAGGGCGGCCCCAAGGATTTCAAGACGATCGTGGTTTCCGCGCTGCAGATGGCGGAAGCGGCCTATAAGCGTGACAGCCATCTGACCGGCGTCACCACGGGCTTGACCGATATCGACCGCAAACTGGGCGGTTTGCAGCCCTCCGACCTCATCATCCTGGCCGGTCGCCCCTCCATGGGCAAGACGGCCTTGGCCACCAATATGGGTTTCAATGCGGCCAGCGCCTTCAAGGAAGGCGATACCGGGACCCGCTACAAGGTCGCCTTCTTTTCGATGGAAATGTCATCGGAACAGCTCGCCTTGCGTATCATGGCGGAGAAGTCGGGGGTGTCATCGGACCGGATCCGCCGCGGCGACATCAAGGGCGATGAGGAGTTCATCCGCGTCGTGGAATCCGCCAACGAGATGAGTTCGGCCGGTTTCTTCATCGACGACACCCCGGCGCTCACCATTCCAGCGCTCCGCACCCGCGCGAGGCGGTTGAAGCGCCAGCATGGGCTCGACCTCATCATCATCGATTACCTGCAGCTGATGCGCTCGGCCAACAACCGCGGCTCGGAGAACCGGGTGCAGGAAATTTCGGAAATCACCCGCGGCCTCAAGGCCATCGCCAAGGAATTGAACGTGCCCGTGGTGGCGCTCTCGCAGCTTTCCCGCGCCGTCGAACAGCGCGACGACAAGCGCCCGATGCTCTCCGATCTGCGTGAATCGGGTTCGATCGAACAGGACGCCGACGTGGTGATGTTCGTCTTCCGCGAGGAATATTATCACGAGCGCAGGAAGCCCGGGGACCACGAGGCCGACAAGATGCAGGAATGGCAGCGCGAGATGGAGCGCGTCCACAACGTCGCCGAAGTGATCATCGCAAAGCAGCGCCATGGTCCGATCGGCACGGTCCCGCTGCAATTCGAGGGCATGCTGACCAAGTTCAGCGATCTGCTGCGGAGCGACTACATACCGGCGCAGACCGAATAG
- a CDS encoding c-type cytochrome, producing MAFDRSWLWAPALLCAGAFLYTLYQATMSAIDSYGTRQGAVLYQAHCAACHGSALDGQEGWQLGSLAAQGWRAPPLTASGHAWMHDDKALFQHVKNGAAGSPMPAFGEKLSDNQIWQVFAFVKSHWPESVRRFQMAGDPYALLPADLPTDWTYPPACEPGAAPGALTPRF from the coding sequence TTGGCTTTCGACCGTTCCTGGCTGTGGGCGCCGGCATTGCTTTGTGCCGGCGCCTTTCTCTACACGCTCTATCAGGCGACGATGAGCGCCATCGATTCCTATGGGACCAGGCAAGGCGCTGTCCTCTATCAGGCACATTGCGCCGCCTGCCATGGCAGCGCGTTGGATGGGCAGGAAGGCTGGCAGCTTGGCAGTCTCGCCGCGCAAGGCTGGCGCGCACCGCCCTTGACCGCATCCGGTCATGCCTGGATGCATGACGACAAGGCCTTGTTCCAGCACGTCAAGAATGGCGCGGCTGGTTCACCCATGCCGGCATTCGGCGAAAAACTATCGGACAATCAGATCTGGCAGGTTTTCGCTTTTGTCAAAAGTCACTGGCCCGAAAGTGTCCGTCGCTTTCAGATGGCGGGCGATCCCTATGCCTTGCTGCCCGCCGACCTCCCGACGGATTGGACCTACCCGCCGGCCTGCGAGCCGGGTGCCGCACCTGGTGCTTTGACGCCACGCTTTTAG
- a CDS encoding copper chaperone PCu(A)C, giving the protein MTRLATFLLACLLTFTGLGSVASAHEQKLGDLVLHHAWSRANPAGAKSGAVFVTIENTGDTPDQLLGASSDVAAMTEVHQMSMENDVMTMKPAGILDIPAHGKVELKPHGLHIMLMGLKQRFAEGDTFAVTLTFAKAGSVTLQVVVEKVDAMDADH; this is encoded by the coding sequence ATGACCCGTCTTGCCACGTTCCTGCTTGCCTGCCTGCTGACGTTCACCGGTCTCGGCAGTGTCGCCTCGGCCCACGAACAAAAACTGGGCGATTTGGTGCTGCACCACGCCTGGTCGCGCGCCAATCCCGCCGGCGCCAAGAGCGGCGCCGTCTTCGTCACCATCGAGAATACCGGCGATACACCCGACCAGTTGCTGGGTGCCAGTTCCGACGTCGCCGCCATGACCGAGGTGCACCAGATGTCGATGGAAAACGACGTCATGACCATGAAGCCGGCCGGAATCCTCGATATTCCGGCCCATGGCAAGGTGGAGTTGAAACCCCATGGCCTGCATATCATGCTGATGGGGTTGAAGCAGCGCTTTGCCGAGGGCGATACCTTCGCGGTCACCCTGACATTCGCCAAGGCCGGGTCCGTGACCCTGCAGGTCGTGGTCGAAAAGGTCGATGCGATGGACGCCGATCATTAA
- a CDS encoding SCO family protein yields the protein MNRRALLVSAVAVAAASGIGASYFLNNKQVTQTLSVGGPFKLIGTDGQEVTEAALKGKYSLFFFGFTFCPDACPTALNTFSLVLGKLGPDADKVQPVFVSIDPARDTPAVLKEYLSSFDPRIMGLTGSPEVIAETAKSFRVYYAKQGEGEFYLMDHSTAIIVMNPEYEYAGVLAGNMQPDEMVIRLKEIIAQGA from the coding sequence ATGAACCGGCGCGCCTTGCTGGTTTCCGCCGTGGCCGTTGCGGCCGCTTCGGGCATCGGCGCCAGTTATTTTCTCAACAACAAGCAGGTGACCCAGACCCTGTCCGTGGGCGGCCCCTTCAAGCTCATCGGCACCGATGGGCAGGAAGTCACGGAAGCGGCGCTGAAGGGGAAGTATTCCCTGTTCTTCTTCGGCTTCACCTTCTGCCCCGATGCCTGCCCGACCGCCCTCAACACCTTCTCGCTGGTGCTGGGGAAGCTCGGGCCGGATGCCGACAAGGTCCAGCCGGTCTTCGTCTCGATCGATCCCGCCCGCGATACACCCGCGGTGCTGAAGGAATATCTCAGTTCCTTCGATCCGCGCATCATGGGCCTCACCGGGTCACCAGAGGTGATCGCAGAAACCGCCAAATCCTTCCGCGTTTATTACGCCAAACAGGGCGAAGGCGAGTTCTATCTGATGGATCACAGCACGGCGATCATCGTCATGAACCCCGAATACGAATATGCCGGCGTTCTCGCCGGCAACATGCAGCCGGATGAAATGGTCATCCGGCTCAAGGAAATCATTGCTCAAGGAGCCTGA
- the rplI gene encoding 50S ribosomal protein L9 — MEIILLQRVEKLGHIGDVVNVKPGFARNFLLPQKKALRATEENKKRFETQRAQIEANNLKLKEEAQKIAGKVDGLKVVLIRQASETGILFGSVSSRDIAEGVTKAGFTVDRRQVVLDKPIKTLGLHPVRVALHPEVVVTVTANVAKSEDEAVMQEKAGGFIAKTEDDDTPDLDKLLAEAAEATGETASEEA; from the coding sequence ATGGAAATCATCCTGCTCCAACGCGTCGAAAAGCTGGGTCACATCGGCGACGTCGTCAATGTGAAGCCGGGCTTTGCGCGCAACTTCCTGCTGCCGCAGAAGAAGGCGCTCCGCGCCACCGAAGAGAACAAGAAGCGTTTCGAGACGCAGCGCGCGCAGATCGAAGCCAACAATCTGAAGCTTAAAGAAGAAGCGCAGAAGATTGCCGGCAAGGTTGACGGGCTGAAGGTGGTCCTTATCCGCCAGGCCTCGGAAACCGGCATCCTGTTCGGCTCGGTCTCAAGCCGCGATATCGCCGAAGGCGTCACCAAGGCCGGCTTCACCGTCGACCGCCGCCAGGTGGTCCTCGACAAGCCGATCAAGACCCTGGGGCTGCACCCGGTTCGGGTTGCCCTGCATCCTGAAGTCGTCGTCACCGTCACCGCGAACGTCGCGAAGTCGGAAGACGAAGCCGTCATGCAGGAAAAGGCCGGTGGTTTCATCGCCAAGACCGAGGACGATGACACCCCCGATCTCGACAAGCTGCTTGCCGAGGCCGCCGAGGCCACCGGCGAGACCGCGTCGGAAGAAGCCTGA
- the rpsF gene encoding 30S ribosomal protein S6, with protein MPFYENVFIARQDVTAQQVDTLAETFTGIITAQGGQVLKKEYWGLKGLTYRINKNRKGHYVLFNIDAPAGAIAEVERNMRLNEDVLRYLTVRVDELEAGPSAMLQSKGRDREGREGGRGEREGGREGGRSFGGGRDRDDRLRPGRDGAPREGGFGGRDRGERPAAVAAEGEGDRS; from the coding sequence ATGCCGTTCTACGAGAACGTCTTTATTGCGCGCCAGGATGTCACTGCCCAGCAGGTCGACACCTTGGCCGAAACCTTCACCGGCATCATCACCGCCCAGGGCGGTCAGGTGCTCAAGAAGGAATATTGGGGCCTCAAGGGTCTCACCTACCGCATCAACAAGAACCGCAAGGGCCATTACGTGCTCTTCAACATCGATGCCCCGGCCGGTGCCATCGCCGAAGTTGAGCGCAACATGCGCCTCAACGAAGACGTGCTGCGCTATCTGACCGTGCGCGTCGACGAACTCGAGGCCGGTCCCAGCGCCATGCTGCAGTCCAAGGGCCGTGATCGCGAAGGCCGCGAAGGTGGCCGTGGCGAGCGTGAGGGTGGTCGCGAAGGTGGTCGCAGCTTTGGCGGCGGCCGTGATCGTGACGACCGTCTGCGTCCGGGTCGCGACGGTGCCCCGCGCGAGGGTGGTTTTGGTGGCCGTGACCGTGGCGAACGCCCGGCCGCTGTCGCTGCCGAAGGTGAAGGAGATCGTTCATGA
- a CDS encoding GFA family protein, whose product MQRGSCHCGQVKFEVEGTYGDVIECNCSHCSRKGYLLWFVPRDKLRLSSPEVQLGTYKFNKHVIAHHFCPTCGCAPFGFGVGPDGSATAAVNVRCLEGIDLTTLTRIPYDGRSA is encoded by the coding sequence ATGCAAAGAGGCAGCTGCCATTGCGGCCAGGTGAAATTCGAGGTCGAAGGGACCTATGGCGACGTTATCGAGTGCAATTGCTCGCATTGCAGCCGCAAGGGCTATCTCTTGTGGTTCGTGCCCCGGGACAAGCTGCGCCTCAGCTCGCCGGAGGTCCAATTGGGCACCTACAAGTTCAATAAGCATGTGATCGCACACCATTTTTGCCCGACCTGCGGCTGCGCGCCCTTCGGTTTCGGCGTTGGCCCCGATGGGTCCGCCACGGCCGCCGTCAATGTCCGCTGCCTGGAGGGGATCGACCTCACCACCCTGACGCGGATTCCCTATGACGGGCGGAGTGCTTAA
- the fabD gene encoding ACP S-malonyltransferase yields MMRAFVFPGQGSQAVGMGKALAEAFTSARLVFEEVDEALVQKLSKLMFEGPESDLTLTENAQPALMAVSIAVLRVLETEGNFRLADKAGFVAGHSLGEYSALAAAGAFTLADTARLLKLRGQAMQKAVPVGEGAMAALLNFDLERAQKVAAQAAEETKLVCAIANDNDPSQVVVSGALAAVERAGVLALEAGAKRSVMLPVSAPFHCPLMQPAADAMAEALGKTNIMMPVVPVIANVTAQPVSDPTTIAKLLVEQVTATVRWRESVQTLKTLGVSRIFELGAGKVLSGLVKRIDKEIESQSVGQPADIDAALKILG; encoded by the coding sequence TTGATGCGCGCTTTCGTGTTTCCGGGCCAGGGGTCACAGGCCGTCGGCATGGGCAAGGCCCTGGCCGAGGCCTTCACATCGGCAAGGCTGGTGTTCGAGGAAGTCGACGAGGCGCTGGTGCAGAAACTCTCCAAGCTCATGTTCGAGGGTCCGGAGAGCGATCTGACGCTCACCGAAAATGCCCAGCCGGCCTTGATGGCGGTCTCGATCGCGGTCCTCCGTGTGCTGGAGACGGAAGGGAATTTCCGCCTCGCCGACAAGGCAGGCTTTGTCGCCGGCCACAGCCTTGGTGAGTATTCGGCGCTGGCCGCCGCCGGTGCCTTCACGCTGGCGGATACCGCGCGCCTCCTCAAACTGCGCGGCCAGGCGATGCAGAAGGCCGTGCCGGTGGGCGAGGGCGCCATGGCGGCCCTTCTCAATTTTGATCTCGAACGCGCCCAGAAAGTGGCAGCGCAGGCGGCGGAAGAAACCAAACTCGTCTGTGCGATCGCCAATGACAATGATCCAAGCCAGGTCGTCGTCTCCGGCGCGCTGGCTGCCGTCGAGCGGGCGGGCGTGTTGGCGCTGGAAGCCGGCGCCAAGCGTTCGGTCATGCTGCCGGTCTCGGCGCCCTTCCATTGCCCGCTGATGCAGCCCGCGGCCGACGCCATGGCGGAGGCTTTGGGCAAGACCAACATCATGATGCCCGTGGTCCCCGTCATCGCCAATGTGACGGCGCAGCCGGTCTCCGATCCCACTACCATCGCCAAGCTGCTGGTCGAGCAGGTGACCGCAACGGTGCGCTGGCGCGAAAGCGTCCAGACCCTGAAAACACTGGGTGTGTCGCGAATCTTCGAACTGGGCGCCGGCAAGGTGCTCTCTGGTCTCGTGAAGCGCATCGACAAGGAAATCGAGAGCCAATCCGTGGGCCAGCCCGCTGATATCGATGCTGCCCTCAAAATCCTAGGCTAA
- the fabG gene encoding 3-oxoacyl-ACP reductase FabG, producing MFDLTGKTALVTGASGGIGGAIAKALHAQGATVALSGTRRDALEAVAAELKERVHVVVADLSDAASTEGLVKEAEAAMGKLDILVNNAGITRDNLAMRMKDEEWQKVLDVNLTAGFRLARAAMRGMMKRRFGRIIGITSIVGVTGNPGQANYAAAKAGMIGMSKALAQELASRSITVNCVAPGFIETAMTGALNEEQHSQLLPKIPMGRMGQSSEIAAAVVYLASDEAAYMTGQTLHVNGGMAMI from the coding sequence ATGTTCGACCTGACCGGCAAGACAGCACTTGTGACGGGCGCTTCCGGCGGTATCGGTGGCGCCATCGCCAAGGCATTACATGCGCAAGGTGCGACTGTGGCTTTGTCCGGCACGCGGCGCGATGCGTTGGAAGCGGTCGCGGCCGAGCTCAAGGAACGCGTTCATGTGGTGGTGGCCGACCTCTCCGACGCCGCCTCGACCGAAGGCCTGGTGAAAGAAGCCGAAGCTGCCATGGGCAAGCTCGACATCCTGGTCAACAATGCCGGCATCACCCGCGACAATCTCGCCATGCGCATGAAGGACGAGGAATGGCAGAAGGTCCTCGACGTCAACCTCACGGCCGGCTTCCGCCTGGCGCGCGCCGCCATGCGCGGCATGATGAAGCGCCGCTTCGGCCGCATCATCGGCATCACCTCGATCGTCGGCGTTACCGGCAATCCCGGCCAGGCCAATTACGCCGCGGCCAAGGCCGGCATGATCGGCATGTCGAAGGCGCTGGCGCAGGAACTGGCGTCGCGCAGTATCACAGTAAACTGCGTCGCCCCCGGTTTCATCGAAACCGCCATGACTGGCGCCCTCAATGAGGAGCAGCACAGCCAGTTGCTGCCCAAGATCCCGATGGGACGCATGGGCCAAAGCAGTGAGATCGCCGCAGCGGTCGTGTATCTGGCCAGCGACGAGGCCGCCTACATGACTGGTCAGACACTCCACGTGAATGGCGGTATGGCCATGATCTGA
- a CDS encoding acyl carrier protein: MSDVAERVKKIVIEHLGVEEAKVTEGANFIDDLGADSLDTVELVMAFEEEFGCEIPDDAAEKILTVKDAIDYIKSKSA, from the coding sequence ATGAGCGATGTTGCTGAGCGCGTGAAGAAGATCGTGATCGAGCACCTCGGCGTGGAAGAAGCCAAGGTCACCGAAGGTGCGAATTTCATCGACGATCTGGGCGCGGACAGCCTCGATACGGTCGAGCTGGTCATGGCCTTCGAAGAGGAATTCGGTTGCGAAATCCCTGATGACGCGGCCGAGAAGATCCTGACCGTGAAAGACGCCATCGACTACATCAAGTCGAAATCCGCCTAA